The genomic interval GTCTCAAGAGGCTTCATTCCAGTTATGGGTTGACGCACCAGTGCGACATTCATAAATCAGAAATCTAAGGGGGCATTAACATAATGAAACAGCAACGTGAGCGGCTTAATCGCTGCTATTTTAATGGACTCCACGCAGTTCATTTAATTGTCCGAAATAATTAAGCAAAAACGAAAACTACAGTAAAGCGGAGACCATACGGAGGTGGCGGCCTGCTGTCTGCGCCGCTCCCGAATACAAACGGCTCATTGTTGGCCGCAGAAATGATCGCGAACTGCCAGGAAAATAAAGCAGACCCCTGTGTTAGGTGTTCATGCTCTCCGTGTCAAGTTTAATTAGCGAAGTCGGCCGGAGCGCCGCGATCAGGGGCGAAGGAATGAGCGCACAGGTCACCGGAGGGCACCGGGGATCCCCGTCTGGAGGTTACTGTCACGGTTTAAAATAGCAACACAACAAATGAAAGGATATGTTGAGCATGCCCTACATGAAGAAAGAGCTACTTACCTACCTACCTCCCTTCCCTAAACGGTTAATTTATTGTGCTTCCTCCCACCCCTCAGTCATTAGACAGCTTCTCTAAATTCTGATAGTGACAAAAGTTTTAAAATAACGCCCTCTTACGGCTCCTCTTTGTTCGCAGTGCCGAATGTTTCAGTATTTCAATTGTGAGCCTCCACACACCACAACTCATAACTCTCCCAAATTAAAGATGAGTTTTGTAAGAACAATGAGAATCAGGCCTAATAACAATTTATCCAAAGACATAACGAAGAGTAATTTGACTACTTTTCAGTTTGCACTGAAAACTCTAAACAAATCACGGGTTGAATGTGACACTTCTCAAACATACAGTCTCGTGCGTATGACATGTCGCAATACATATGGTCTGCTTCAACAAAGGGAGGTAACTATCACAATATTGTGGGCATGTAAAATGATGTACTGTCTGTTTGAGGCAGCCTACCGAAATAATTCCTTATATTAAAAGCAGAATAATGTTATacaattttataaatatgacTTTAATTGGAGCCGTTTCCTTTCTGCAGGCCACAGGGTATTGGCGGAGCCAAAAAAAATTCAGTGTGGTGGCCAGGGTGGGACCAGAGGTCATTTTGGGGTGGCACATAAATCTAAATATGAAACCTCGTCGCGGGAATAATCCCCCTTAAAAACAACGTATAGTCAGTCAGCCCGTTGGTGGCGCGTTTGAGGTGGCTCCGACTCTCATATAAAAAGTTTCAGTGTGCATAATAGCACCAAAGTCGACTGCGAGGAAAAAGCTCATGCGAAGATTacatcatatttttttttcagataagAGCGACAGCCGTTCGCAGGTCGGCAGGAAATTACAAGGCGCCTAATTAAATAAACCAAAGCGGCAGAGATCGGCAGCAGGAGAAATGAGCGCATAGCTAGAAAGAAGCGAACGCATAGCGAGTGAGAGGCGCACATGATTTAAATGCACGGCGCTCCGCACCTCTCCCCAAAGTGCGCTCTCCCTTCTTTCCCTGTGGATGCTTTGTCACTCCGGAGCGTGTTTTCTGCTCTTAAATGCCGTTGCTTTTCCTTATTTATTCCAGTGTTCCTTTGAAACCATGGCATGAAGCGCCGGGCGCTGCGCTGGAGTGCCTCTCACTGCTCTAAAAGGTGCTGATTTTAACTTATCCGctcaacatttttttctttctttttcttttttttgttggtGGAGTAGGGCCACCCTAACTTGGGGGTTATAAGTCAACTTGTTCATTGAGTCAGATAAAGACGGAGGGCAACGCCACTGTATGCTTTCCATGAAAATGACCAAAGACAGAAAGCTACGGGGGATTCATGAATGAAGGGCTGTGTGCGGACCGATCATactgctcctctgcatcgaTCGGATGTCTCCAGCGATCGGCTGCATTTCTTCACTCTAAATTTTATGCTTGCCCTCGAGGTTCATTTTAGGAAATAACGGGAAGACGAACTTCTTACGCTTAGTATACGTGTCGGCGAGTTATAGAAACGTACACTTTATTTCCAGCGCACAGGGGAATATCACTTGGAAAAAGGCGAGAAAATGGGAAGATACATGCTGCGAGTGGTTTGCATCGTGGCTTGCGTACTTTCCGCTTGCTGCACACCGGCGCCGGGGACCGACACCAAAGCGACATCCCGGGATACGTGCGCGTCCTGCGGCGTCGCTCAGCCAGAGGAGCCGGGCCGGCTGGACGGAGACTTCCTGGAAGCCGTGAAGAGACATATTCTGAACAGGTTACAGATGCGGGAAAGACCCAACATCACGCAGCCCATCCCGAAGGCGGCGATGGTGACCGCACTGAAGAAGCTGCACGCCGGCAAAGTGCGAGACGACGGCAGGGTGGAGATCCCCACCCTAGACGGACACGCCGCGTTTACTAACGAGGTCCCGGAGGAGACGTCAGAGATCATCAGCTTCGCGGAGTCAGGTATAAAGCGCTCGAAACATCTCTATAGTTAATAGACTTTTTAACTATAGTTGAACCGGTTCGTCGGAGATCAAGACATATAGGCTACTGGGTTTATTTAAATTGTGATAACATATAATCgtcatttatttacatatggccttgtttttgtgtgtgtgtgtgtgtgtgtgtgtttttttttttttacaaatttaatttaaaacgtGCAGACGACCAAGATgacagatgaatggatggtccaTTAAAATTCGGATTTGGATCCCGCATGTAATGAGAGAGACGGGAATGTGAATGAAGTCGCTGGAGCgtttcactcacacacaccgcGATATAAGCGCTTTCTGTCTACATCGGGATATGATACTTTAAAATGATGTTTCATTTCAGCCCGGGTCTATACATACGAGCAAAAGCGCCGACAAGACCGCAATTAACCATATCATCACTACACACATAATAAATAAGATAAAACAACTAAAACAAGTCGAAGTGATTAGATGTTTAAAATGACACGCAGCAGACCATCCCGCTGTTTGATTCCGCATTTAATACGtgttttatgcattcataggCGTAGACGCAGCCCTGTCCCTGGATTCTGTGTCTCTTCTGAGAACCTTAAATGACCTCTGTCCTTAAACAGTAGCGAAGGCTGTGTGTAGCCCCCAGCGAATAAAAGCCCTCTGGTAGGGTAAGCGGGTAGCCTAAACCTCAGCACAGGCGTTGTATGGGGGGGGTACAGGGACACATTTCCAGCCTTTCAAAGTGGTGGCAGGCATGGTTACCCCTCGATGCCCTTCCCACGACCCCTCGGAGCATGTTATCTCTGTGTGTTCACATGACAATAGGACTGATGGACTGTGTTCTGGACGACACTTTTTGTTTGGGTACAAACGGTTTGTGACCAGGTCTAAAAAAGCGACGTAAAACAAACCATGGAATAGTACACAGAGTATGAGTCATCTCaaagctggaggggggggggggcgttgtcCATTCCTGGACAAGTCGAAGGTCTTACTCACAGATGCCTCTCTGCATCTTTCTGCTGTACTCGGGTCTCCCAGACACAGAGACCCCCAACACAGTgcatgtgtggtgtgtgtgtgtgtgtgtgtgtgtgtggggggggggttgctggatAGACAGACATGGTGCTGAGTCAGGCCTCACACGCACTCTGGTGTAAAGTGTGGCATGGTTCACAACACTCCGGAACTGGTGCCCATGCGCCAGGATTGGCTCTCATCAATGGAGCGACATCTGTTTGGCTTCCGTGTTAAACCAGTCCCTACCTTGTTATAGGTGACGGTCCGGCCCTTGATCATCCTTTAACACTACGTGTCTTTTGACTCTGTTTATCTCACATCTGCAAAACGAGTTTCTGTCAATGATGTCACCTGGCTTCTAATAAATCGCATGTCAgagtgaaaatattttaattcctGCTCGATGGTTAACAAAATAtctttaataatatatttacaCGTTACACGTTTTTCCAAATTATGACAGTGTCGGTATTAATATTTACCTACAATGTTCCTGCCACACAAAGGGGTCATTATAAAACCCGGCTCTCCCTGGAATACCTGCTTTTCAGCGTAGAATCACAGGTCTTCAGCGTGTTCCCTTCAGGAGCAGCGTCCTGCCCTGAGAGCTCTTCTCCGATTGTCCCAGCAAAGTGCTGTTCTTTTCCCCCCAGCAGGCCTCTTGTGTGCTTGTCAGTTTTTAGACATCCTTTGCTGTCTTTCCCCCCAGAAGACGCGGTGCACTGTGCTCCAGTGGGGGGGCAAGCTCGTGCCCTGGGTCGCCGTGGAATTCCTTTACACTGCCCAGCAGAATCACAAATCACACTTGTTGTCATTCCCTCTTCTGGCTCCCGGACTCCTGTCCGCCGCTCGTCCTGTGGCTTGGCGAGGTCCCGTCATTCCCCCGCAGAAACAAGCCTCTTTCAAACAGCAGAGTAGCAGTCATGTTCCATCACTTAGCCCAGTGTGTGAGAAACCCTAGCTGACTGTCAGGTCTTGTTTGGCTTGTGCTGGCTTTTCACCTGTATCACAGACACATTCCTCGGCACGTTTATTGCCTTTCAATACACACCAGAGATAGTCAGGACACCCGCAACACACGCCATCACATCAAAGACAGTCAGGACACCCTCAACACGTACATGTTATACCAGAGACAGTTAGGACACCTGCAACACACACCATCACACCAGAGATAGTCAGGACACCCGCAACACACACCATCACACCAGAGATAGTCAGGACACCCGCAACATACACCATCACACCAGAAACAGTCAAGACACCTGCAACACAAGCCATCACACCAGAGACAGTCAGGGCACCCGCAACACATGCATTATAggattgattttaaaatattattactgGTGCACAAAGCACTAAATGGTCTCGGGCCCAAATACATTTCTGAATTACTTGAACATTATGAAGCTAGCAGACCCCTCAGGTCATCTGGGAAAGGTTTACTCAGCGTTCCCAGAATCAGTACCAGGCAAGGTGAAGCAGCGTTCAATTTCTATGCTAAAACTGTCAACTCATTTAAATCAGGACTTAAAACGTTTACTACAgcttttcaataaattaaatcagTTTAATCATACACTGTGACTACAATATAACTTATTTTCAGTTAACTATCTATTTGTTTTAGGTTTTTTAAAGTTaattgtattgttatttttttttgtctttaaggtattttatttaaatgtgttctgcctttgtaaagcactttgaattgccttgagTCTAAAttgtgttatataaataaacttgccttgccATCAAAccagagacaggcaggacaccTGCAACACACGTCGTTACACCAGAGACAGTCAGGACACCCGCAACACACGTCGTTACACCAGAGACAGTCAGGACACCCGCAACACACGTCGTTACACCAGAGACAGTCAGGACACCCGCAACACACGTCGTTACACCAGAGACAGTCAGGACACCCGCAACACACGTCGTTACACCAGAGACAGTCAGGACACCCGCAACACACGTCGTTACACCAGAGACAGTCAGGACACCCGCAACACACGTCGTTACACCAGAGACAGTCAGGACACCCGCAACACACGTCGTTACACCAGAGACAGTCAGGACACCCGCAACACACGTCGTTACACCAGAGACAGTCAGGACACCCGCAACACACGTCGTTACACCAGAGACAGTCAGGACACCCGCAACACACGTCGTTACACCAGAGACAGTCAGGGCACCCGCAACACACGTCTTTACACCAGAGACAGTCAGGACACCCGCAACACACGTCTTTACACCAGAGACAGTTGGGATACCTCCACTTGTTTTGCACGTGTTCTTATGAGATGTGGCTGACAAAGTAGTTGAGTAACAAAAGGtatcacccccccacctcccactgCAAGTGGGGACTTGCCGGCGGGCCCACCCAGGCTGCTGTGCCGGACTCCCCCATGTCTCACTAGCTGCATGTTACTGTGCGCCAGCTCCCTCTGATTGGGTATGACAGATCACACACAGGTGTTGCTGGACACCCCGCTGGTTATTTCTGGAAATATTTTCACTTTTCAAGAAAACAAACCTACATGAATGcatacaaatgtttttttttaaccgcgTTTTAAGCTGCAGTGCTTTCCCAAAGACACAGGCCTCTGATCCTCCTCTCAGCAGCACAACAGGGGCTGTGAGTCGCTCGAAACTCCTTACAAGTGCGGCTCCTGATCCTCCCTTAGCACCTCCGACTCAGTGCGATGCGTGATTCATATGCGCGTTACATAACCCAGCTCGCCTGGACGGCGTCCGACGCCGGGCTGCTCAGCGTCGGGCCGGACAGAGAAGGTGGGAGGCAGGGAGGCGAGAGTCCGGCCCAGTGCCAGGCAGAGTCTCAGCCCGGCCAATGGGGCAGCAGGGATCAGACCATGTGACCGGTGCTCAGACCTTATGTCGTCACCTTAACCAACCCCTTGCCACCGCTGTCCTGGCATCTCGGCAGGCAGGGAGTATTTTCGCTTTAGATTCACTCATGTGTACGGGGGCTGTTTTTGGATGGTGTTTAAAAGGGTCTGGCCCAGTGGCTGATGGGTAAAAGTGTACAATCAGGGCGCTGGCAATGTTTACTCACGGTTCAGTGCATCACATGCTGATTACCGTTGGCCTGCTGATCTGCCTGGCCCACCCACCTCCATTCTCACAGTTGCTGGTGATTTATGGGGTTTCGAGGTTCTCAGTTAGATAACGGGGGCTGCTGAGTCCTGACAGGGCTGTGAGGGTGTAAATAACCACTTTGGGAAGAGACGGCAGAGTGGCATCTAAAGGCTGCAGCTGTTGACAGTGACCCTGACAGAGTGTCCCACATcacagctgggtgggggtttGGCCAAGGCGTGGTTTGCTGAAGCGGCTGGCCTTCCAGTGCAGAGCTGTACGCACTTGTTTGGCTTGGTGTCATTACTGCTCTGGAGGCCCCACCTGGGCATGAGCTGGTGGGCACTGTGCCCTTTGCACTTCTCTATGGGGACTCTGCCATCCCCCTACCCTGCCCCTGCAGCCGACCATCCAGGGGCCCCCGTGAGTGTggggtgagcccccccccctccctagtGACATCCTTCTGTGAAGGGGGGGCTTCCCCGCAAAGTGGCAGGGGCAATCGCTCTGAACCTCCCCAATTCTCCGCAGCCATTCTCTCCGCTCCCTCCGTGAACGCAGTCCAACTGTGAGCGCTCGGAGGCAGCGCCCACGCCGCATGCTAATCTCTGCTGGAACAGAGGGCAGCTTGTGTGGGACACCTTCACCAGCAGCTCACGTTTCAGGGGACGGCCTTCGCCGAGCTGCGGCACTCTGGCACGTGTCTGTCAGAGACTGTGGAGCGGCCCCTCGCCGTAGCGGCATCCCCCCATGTTTTTATGCATGATGcaaaagaaagcaaaaaaaCGCACCATTGTTATGTGACTGACATTGACGCATAGAGTCGAGTGCCCTCGTTCTCATTGGATAGGGAGGCAAGCAGTCAGTCCGCATTTCACATCCCTCGGCCGTCTTGATTGCTTTGTATCGTTGCGTAAAATGGCCTGAAACAGAGCTGGTCCCTTAACGTGCCGCTGTCTCTGTCTCGTCTGTCCCCCACAGATGTCACGCAGTCCCCTCAGGCAGGCCTCTACTTCCTGATCTCCAACGAGGGCAACCAGAACCTGTACGTCACGCAAGCGAACCTCTGGCTGTACTTCAAGGTGCTTCCCTCCAGCCCGGAGAAGGGCCTGCGCAGGAAGGTGGCGGTGAAGGTGCACCGGCGTGAGCCGGGCGCTGCTGGCACGCGGACCCTGGTGGAGAAGCGCGTGGAGCTGAAGCGCAGCGGCTGGCACACCTTCCCGCTGACGGATTCCGTCCGCGAGGCCTTCAGTACGGGCGACCGGCGGCAGGACCTGGAGGTGCAGTGCGAGGCCTGCCAAGCCAGCGGCGTGCTGCCCGCGCTGGTGAACCCCAGCGACGAGTCGCACCGGCCCTTCCTGGTGGTGCAGGCGCGGCAGGCAGACGGCAAGCACCGGATCCGCAAGCGGGGGTTAGAATGCGACGGTAGCAGCAGCTTGTGCTGTCGCCAGCAGTTCTACATCGACTTCCGGCTCATCGGCTGGAACGACTGGATCATCGCCCCCTCTGGCTACTTCGGGAACTACTGTGAGGGAAACTGCCCCGCCTACATGGCGGGGGTGCCTGGCTCAGCATCCTCCTTCCACACGGCCGTGGTGAACCAGTACCGCATGCGGGGCATGAGCCCCGGCTCCATGAACTCGTGCTGCATCCCCACCAAGCTCAGCACTATGTCCATGCTGTACTTCGACGACGAGTACAATATCGTCAAGCGGGATGTGCCCAACATGATTGTGGAGGAGTGTGGCTGTGCCTGAgggggctgagggggggggggggacgcatcACAGATACATCTTCTTTATAAATATCACCCTATTCTGTGACGTTAattcctgcacacacacacacagacacacacacacaccctcgcGAAGCACTCCTGCAGAATCATacgtgttgtacatatatttatgtctGTTAATATCACGTTGTAGAAACTTATCGATTTCGCCGGCGAGCAGATCGAACCCGGTGACGCCGAGGTGGGCAAACAGATGAACCATAGGTCTCGGTGTCGAAGGGAAGATAGGGGAGCCGTGAGCAGATTATATTTTTGTAGTTGACCGTTTTTGTATGAAAGAAGGAGAGATCTCCTCCAGCGTGACGAGGATCCTCCGGGGGCCGATGAAGGAGGGCCAGCAGGCAGCCAGCGACGCTCCGGCCTCATCCGCACGAGGACCTCGCAGAAGCACTGACCACGCAACGTTCCGATCATCAGCACTTCCGACAGGGAACACCACCTCTCTTCCCCGCTACTCTCTTCCTCGCGCTCCATGAGGATGGGACTCCGTTCAACCACCCTTCGTCCCCCGCCTGAAGCGCATGACCATTCAGCGTTACCGGGAACcaagagggggcggggcttggcGGCATCCCCGCGATTCTGCCGGTGGAGCTAAAAACACGCCGGTGGGGGATAGACCCCACATGGCActggtgtccccccccccccccaggtttaTAGCGATGTACTTAAACGGCTGCCATAGCACGGAGCCGCCAGCGGTGCAGCCGCCACTGCGCAGCCGCCACTGCGCAGCTCCTGCATGCACACATCATAGCACTTGCCGATTTAAATGCCTTGGGGACCCCTGCTCAGTGTCCTAAATGAAACAAGTGCCGTTGAGCTATGCAATGTATAGTATTGACCCACAAGCAGACGAGCGGAACTATCCTACTAGTTTTTAACTCTCATCAATACTTGAAATGTAATCATTCGTTTCCTCTACAAAAGCGGATGATTGTCACGACGTTTGCACTGAAAAGTCACGTGATtagataaaaaagaaaaaaaactgccattgaaaaaaaaaaaaataataaacttaTTTTTATAGAAGCAAATTGAATTCTGTTAAAATGTATTATACCTAATGATGGAACCAAAGAGGCCAAATTTTGAGCTGTTATAATGATGGTGTCACCATCTGTTATTTTGTGAAGTAGTCTGTGACCATTTTAAAAGGCCTAAGTGCTGTATCAGGGTACAAAATCATGGATTCCACTTTCATCTAAACGTCTTTTCTATTTTGTACAGTAGAAAAATGGaatatttcataattttttcatcaaatttaattcatttcagtTTTCTATTTAATAAAAAAGTACTTTTTAGTCCAAGAATCAGTTAGAATCAAATGCCATCTCTGTACAGTTTAtgtaagataaaaaatatggttttaaaatattttgtgctTTGTATCTGGAataaaattcattaaaataatctgcagAAAAGTGTGGATTTGGAAGGTTTGTGGAGTGTTTTCCGTTGGTAGAATGACGAGTGAGCTTTTCAAACTAGGCAGAGTAGAATGGAGATCCCTGGAGACCCATCTCTGACCGGGGGCAGCGCGCTTGGGGGTGACTGACCTTTATGGCAGCCTGCACTCTGAAACCAACCTGCAAGAGCCGTAAAAGCTTTCCAAGGAACATTCCAGAAGCAGGTTGCTGCTCAATAGTCCCGCCCCTTCCTGCCAACAGACGGGCATCCCCTTCCCTGTCCTGTGCTGAAACTCCCACCCTCTTCTCTCGGTGCTTGGAGTAAAAATCGGTCAGTGGCTGAAAGCCGACTCTCCCAGGCGGCTCCCCAGAAGGCCTGCCCCCTCCCAGGCCCTGCCATAATGTTTACACAGGTGAGCACCATGAGAGACCTAATGCTGGgattatatttattaaaaggaGACATTGGGCAGCAGGTCAGGGTCACGTGACAGTCCCTGTGCAGCCGTGATGTCATACCTGTTCTTTGCAGAGACTGGAATAGTGAGAATGAGCGAAACAGCCGTGCATAGATGCCTGTGACCTTTATCCGTAACTGTGGCAGAAGGGCTTGGCATCCTGGGGCATGAGCAGGGGCTCAAACGAAAGGAACATTAAACAGCACAGGCTGTAGTCCATAGAGGTGTAGGGTGGGCCGGGGCCCAAACGAAAGGAACATTAAACAGCACAGGCTGCAGAGGTACAGCATGGGCAGGGGCTCAAACGAAAGGAACATTAAACAGCACAGGCTGTAGTCCATAGAGGTGTAGGGTGGGCCGGGGCCCAAAGGAAAGGAACTCCATCCGCCACCATGTCTGTGGTCACTGCCCAGCATACATCTTCTTTGCAGAGACATCACATGTCAGGCCAGCATTTACATTTTAGTTATCTGGCAGATGCTTTTTCAAAAGTGACATACAATTTTTTTTGAGACAGCAGGGTCAGACTGTGCTGCTCCCCAAACCCTGCACATGTGCAGCCACACGGACCAGTTGAAAGACCCACGTACTAGATTTTACAGACCCCGCACACAAGGAAATTTACTGGTTACCGAGACAAAGATATGCTTTGAACACCTTCAATATTAAGGATATACCATGcacttacactaacaaatatgatgtaacactaatatttatatattatatgattataagcgacccaaatcattttcagtattgtttttggcTTACACGTCGTCTGTGAGTTTCTGCGATCTTTCagcaagctccaaaaatattcctGTTTAATTGTTCATGGCCAACTTGCGAACTGAAATCGCGAACGTCAAACGCGTGAATGTGAAAGCGATTAAAGCTTAAAATGTTTATACGTTTCACTTTTTGTGTAATAAATAATGTGCTGTCATAATTCATTGAGCTTTATTAATTAGTTGACTGaagcttaaaaatgtttttaacagTGTTCCCCTTGGCTTATATGTGTGTTCTAGATGCTTCTCTGACAGAAGTCTTCCTCATACCCCTAATTGACAGGGTGAGTCACAGCCAGAGCAGGTCAACAACGCCATCCCTAAAATGTGCTGTACCTgttgaaaaacatttaaaaaacattaacaCAATGAAATCAGTCATCCAATACTTTAACAAATATCTTAATATATCATTATACAGATATTGCTGTGATTTTATCATGATATTAATCTTGTCCatgggtgagtttcccgaagccttcttaacgctacgtcattcttaagtgttaaaagatagaactaacgaacgacgtagcgttaagaaggcttcgggaaactcaccccataTCTCCCACCCTCTACTTTATGGCCAAAGTTGTCCTGTGTAGCCCGCTGGTCGGGTCCAGTGGGGAACACGGATCACACATTGCTCACAGTGTTGAGGTTTGTACTCATTTCTATTTGCTTAGGGCTGAAAAAATTAGAGGGAACATTGTCAGCCAGTCCCAGGAGCAATGGGGcccaatgatgacatcactctgctgaccctgggatttaagCCAgggaccttccaatcacaggcacagcagccTAACCTGCATAGCCACTCACCACCCCATGTGCCCAGCTTCCTCAGCATGTTACCTCTCTGTACACTAGGAAACCATCTTCTGTCCGGTCTGATGTAGGCTGTACCAAATTCACTCCCCCCCAACAGTCCAGCTGAGGAACCACTCCCAGTTCAGCAGCTTACTGGGCCAGTGATTCAGAGCCCGAGGGCACACACCCCccagaaggagagagaggagcTGGCCTCACACTTCACAGGCAGGAAAGTCTTAAGGAAGATCAGCCAAAGTAAATTCATTAATATCTCTTGAGGAGAATGGTAGCCACAGGCAGAggtaaaaaaaactcattttatGAATCTTTGGGCAAGAATGATGGGAATGTTCCACTGTGGTTATCAAAATGTGTACATCAGATGGATTTTTCACCCCCAGGGTTTGTCAGAAGGTCACAGTTGTCCATCTACTGTCCATAACTGCTGACCCAGAGTCTAACCTGAGAAGCAAGAACATCATGGACAGGATCACAGGGCTCACAcacacttaaatacacacacacacacacgtttgtaatcatatctttgtggggactctccatttttatggggaaaactctaatcccaatatGACGACCTAAACCCCTACCTAGCCCTAATCTGAACcataactaaccaaacaaaatatgaaacttttggcattttcacgtttttgattgcattaacagatATTTGTGAGGAcccaaaaaatggtccccacaacatcagaagaacaggtttttatttcattgtgggggacattttgtaccccacaaagtaatataaacataatacacacacacacacacacaaataaccAGTAAATGTGAGAGTCCCATTCGCCTGCATATCTTTAGACTGTGGgtggaaacccacacaaacacagggggAGCATACAGGCTCACGTAGGCTGGGAAtggaacccacaaccctggaggtgtaaAAGGCATGCAGCAGATAAATAAAACGATAGCCAGATAATCAGCAGCTGGGATAGACATATACACCTCATATCCGTGGACAGGAAATAGTCCCGGGAGATTAGGAGTCTTTTCGGCTGAGCCCATGCAGTTATTAA from Paramormyrops kingsleyae isolate MSU_618 chromosome 16, PKINGS_0.4, whole genome shotgun sequence carries:
- the inhbb gene encoding inhibin beta B chain, which gives rise to MGRYMLRVVCIVACVLSACCTPAPGTDTKATSRDTCASCGVAQPEEPGRLDGDFLEAVKRHILNRLQMRERPNITQPIPKAAMVTALKKLHAGKVRDDGRVEIPTLDGHAAFTNEVPEETSEIISFAESDVTQSPQAGLYFLISNEGNQNLYVTQANLWLYFKVLPSSPEKGLRRKVAVKVHRREPGAAGTRTLVEKRVELKRSGWHTFPLTDSVREAFSTGDRRQDLEVQCEACQASGVLPALVNPSDESHRPFLVVQARQADGKHRIRKRGLECDGSSSLCCRQQFYIDFRLIGWNDWIIAPSGYFGNYCEGNCPAYMAGVPGSASSFHTAVVNQYRMRGMSPGSMNSCCIPTKLSTMSMLYFDDEYNIVKRDVPNMIVEECGCA